A single region of the Arthrobacter sp. V1I7 genome encodes:
- a CDS encoding DinB family protein, with translation MPIIPDTKDWTWVLQRPCPECGFDASTTTPATVPGVVTSMLPRWRAVLRRPDVAVRPDETTWSTLEYACHVRDVFALFDQRLSLMLTDDDARFDDWDQDQTAVEKDYASADPAVVGAELTTAGERIAASFAGVPEVRWGRKGTRSNGSEFTVLTFAQYFLHDVVHHLHDVEG, from the coding sequence ATGCCTATCATCCCCGACACCAAGGACTGGACCTGGGTGCTGCAACGCCCTTGTCCGGAGTGCGGATTCGATGCCTCCACGACTACCCCTGCGACGGTCCCCGGGGTCGTGACCAGCATGCTCCCGCGCTGGCGGGCCGTCCTGCGGCGTCCGGACGTCGCGGTACGTCCCGATGAGACCACCTGGTCCACGCTGGAGTACGCCTGCCACGTCCGCGACGTCTTTGCCCTGTTCGACCAGCGGCTGTCCCTCATGCTGACCGACGATGACGCGCGCTTCGACGATTGGGACCAGGACCAGACGGCCGTCGAGAAGGACTACGCCAGCGCCGATCCGGCCGTGGTGGGCGCCGAACTGACCACAGCGGGCGAGCGGATAGCGGCGTCCTTCGCCGGCGTTCCGGAGGTGCGCTGGGGCCGCAAAGGCACCCGCAGCAACGGGTCGGAGTTCACCGTGCTGACCTTCGCGCAGTACTTCCTGCATGACGTCGTCCATCACCTCCACGATGTGGAGGGATAG
- a CDS encoding GNAT family N-acetyltransferase codes for MNGQAEPDPHASPDRQLTWRPAGAGDLDGWAALIARTAAVEQPVWFERHDELAQILASKVNPAATNSILGRDRQGVPRAYGRITKNPDGDKAVGFGCVEPAWQRRGIGTGLLGWMEQRTRERFAEDAQAGSASTDRTPRLRLRMEQQHEHQATLFAGSGYQVVRYYNEMHRPLDIGFPEVELDDELELVAFGPQLHEPVRLAHNDAFRDHWGSEPRDEEGWGFVVHDPLARPDLSAVVLERSSGRVAGYQLASHDAESAVSRGFNEGHTDLLGVRREFRGRGIAQALLADAMRRFAAAGLDKASLDVDTENPTGALALYTKLGYVAVNRSMAWDKAV; via the coding sequence ATGAACGGACAAGCCGAGCCCGACCCGCATGCCAGCCCGGACCGTCAGCTGACATGGCGGCCCGCCGGTGCCGGGGACCTGGACGGCTGGGCCGCCCTGATCGCCCGGACGGCCGCCGTCGAACAGCCCGTCTGGTTCGAACGCCACGACGAGCTGGCGCAGATCCTGGCCTCGAAGGTGAACCCGGCGGCCACGAACAGCATCCTGGGCCGGGACAGGCAGGGCGTTCCGCGCGCCTACGGGCGGATCACCAAGAACCCGGACGGGGACAAAGCGGTGGGCTTCGGATGCGTCGAGCCTGCGTGGCAGCGCCGGGGGATCGGGACCGGACTGCTGGGTTGGATGGAACAGCGGACCCGCGAACGCTTCGCCGAGGATGCCCAGGCAGGCTCGGCCAGCACGGACCGGACACCCAGACTGCGGCTCCGGATGGAACAGCAACATGAGCACCAGGCCACGCTGTTCGCGGGTAGCGGCTACCAGGTTGTCCGCTACTACAACGAAATGCACCGGCCCCTGGACATCGGCTTCCCCGAGGTCGAGCTGGACGACGAGCTGGAGCTCGTGGCGTTCGGCCCGCAACTGCACGAGCCGGTCCGGCTGGCGCATAACGATGCGTTCCGGGACCACTGGGGCAGCGAGCCGCGGGACGAGGAAGGCTGGGGCTTCGTGGTGCACGATCCCCTTGCCCGGCCGGACCTGAGCGCTGTCGTCCTGGAGCGGTCCAGCGGCCGGGTCGCCGGCTACCAGCTGGCCAGCCACGACGCCGAAAGCGCAGTGTCCCGCGGTTTCAACGAGGGCCACACGGACCTGCTGGGCGTGCGCCGGGAATTCCGCGGCCGGGGGATTGCGCAGGCGCTCCTGGCCGACGCGATGCGCCGTTTCGCCGCGGCCGGTCTGGACAAAGCCTCGCTCGACGTCGATACGGAGAACCCGACCGGAGCCCTGGCCTTGTACACCAAGCTGGGTTACGTTGCGGTCAACCGCAGCATGGCCTGGGACAAGGCAGTGTAG
- a CDS encoding DUF5998 family protein — protein MSSQPPTPHSPAPVSGRQGPQHYGLHDHSAQGQSLEGALQQAGFYPRLVADVVADALDGRECVAHLVHLETHFDRTEVRRHISVLVLTEDMLVITHVDDQQLDEAGEQTVAQVSTESVPVTQIRSVVLSYVYAQPQDYKSSDPVRELTLSIAWSGGQRLDMGPASCGDPQCEADHGYSGTIAQEDIVLRISAEADGLQAVQDAKLFARALRAVNTGSSAPTPHTGPGLPPRARMGVFGNRLSRGHQR, from the coding sequence ATGAGCTCCCAGCCTCCGACACCCCATTCCCCGGCGCCCGTCTCCGGACGTCAGGGCCCGCAGCACTACGGCCTGCATGACCACAGCGCGCAGGGTCAAAGCCTGGAGGGAGCCCTCCAGCAGGCCGGTTTCTACCCCCGGCTCGTGGCCGACGTGGTCGCCGACGCCCTGGACGGCCGCGAATGCGTGGCGCACCTCGTCCATCTCGAAACACACTTCGACCGGACCGAAGTCCGGCGCCACATCAGCGTGCTGGTGCTGACCGAGGACATGCTCGTCATCACCCACGTGGACGACCAGCAACTCGACGAGGCAGGCGAACAGACCGTTGCCCAGGTCTCCACGGAGTCCGTCCCGGTGACACAGATCCGTTCTGTGGTGCTCAGCTACGTCTATGCCCAGCCGCAGGACTACAAGTCCTCGGACCCGGTCCGCGAGCTGACCCTCTCGATCGCCTGGTCCGGCGGGCAACGCCTCGACATGGGTCCGGCCAGCTGCGGCGATCCGCAATGCGAAGCGGACCACGGCTACAGCGGAACCATCGCCCAGGAAGACATCGTGCTCCGGATCAGTGCCGAAGCCGACGGGCTGCAGGCTGTCCAGGACGCCAAGCTTTTCGCCCGCGCCCTGCGGGCGGTCAATACCGGATCCTCGGCTCCCACTCCACACACCGGCCCCGGCCTGCCGCCGCGCGCCCGCATGGGGGTCTTCGGAAACCGCCTCAGCCGCGGCCACCAGCGCTGA
- a CDS encoding DUF4193 domain-containing protein codes for MATDYDAPRKSEEDLNEDSIEELKTRRTEKPSAVVDEDETELAEGYELPGADLSGEELLVQVMPAQADEFTCASCFLVRHRSQIAREKDGLKFCKDCEG; via the coding sequence ATGGCGACAGACTATGATGCGCCACGCAAGTCCGAAGAGGACCTCAACGAGGACTCCATCGAAGAGCTGAAAACGCGGCGTACGGAGAAGCCTTCCGCAGTCGTGGATGAAGATGAAACCGAACTGGCTGAAGGCTACGAACTCCCCGGGGCAGACCTGTCCGGGGAAGAGCTCCTGGTGCAGGTCATGCCGGCCCAGGCCGATGAATTCACCTGTGCCTCCTGCTTCCTCGTCCGCCACCGTTCACAGATCGCCCGGGAAAAGGATGGGCTCAAGTTCTGCAAGGACTGCGAGGGCTAA
- a CDS encoding alkaline phosphatase family protein has protein sequence MATVRAPEPFPAPSARSDRGTLPALTPAAPAFGHRSVAEVLSSAAASIGVPGFENQLDLPAGKRICVVLADGLGRNLLKQKSAHTPFLRSVMQAGQGQVPVSLDSAFPSTTAASLASFGTGLAAGQHGMVGYDVLDPDQDRIVNMLGNWDAGVDPQLWQPFPTVFERAAEHVDVTTVSLPQFSNSPMTQAALRGGRHVTATTSHARTAAAAEAMAGAGGSLMYFYVNELDKAGHRHGCQSPQWEHQLEELDATVRRLGATLPAGTTVLLTADHGMLDVPESQRIDYSADPALTAGVRHTAGEPRMVHLYLEDGAGDAGRARLLAAWRARFGDRIWAFTREEAVDAGLFGEVRADVAPRIGDVLIAARDALALYDTRRVPATAMEVVGQHGSLTKAEREVPLLCFQADGSRAPRR, from the coding sequence ATGGCGACGGTCCGCGCTCCCGAGCCGTTTCCGGCCCCTTCGGCACGATCCGACCGCGGCACCTTGCCCGCGCTGACGCCCGCCGCGCCGGCGTTCGGCCACCGCTCCGTCGCCGAAGTGCTGAGCAGCGCCGCGGCCAGCATCGGTGTCCCGGGATTCGAAAACCAGCTGGACCTGCCCGCCGGCAAACGGATCTGCGTCGTGCTGGCCGACGGGCTGGGCCGGAACCTGCTGAAGCAGAAGTCCGCCCACACCCCGTTCCTGCGCTCCGTCATGCAGGCAGGCCAGGGGCAGGTGCCGGTGTCGCTGGATTCCGCATTTCCTTCCACCACCGCGGCCTCGCTGGCCAGCTTCGGCACCGGACTGGCCGCGGGGCAGCACGGGATGGTGGGCTACGACGTGCTCGACCCGGACCAGGACCGGATAGTGAACATGCTCGGCAACTGGGACGCCGGCGTGGATCCCCAGCTATGGCAACCCTTTCCGACCGTCTTCGAGCGTGCCGCGGAGCACGTGGATGTCACCACCGTGAGCCTGCCGCAGTTCAGCAACTCTCCCATGACGCAGGCAGCACTTCGGGGTGGTCGGCACGTCACGGCGACTACCTCGCACGCCAGGACCGCCGCAGCCGCAGAAGCCATGGCCGGCGCCGGGGGCTCGCTGATGTATTTCTACGTCAACGAGCTGGACAAGGCCGGGCACCGGCACGGCTGCCAGTCGCCCCAGTGGGAGCACCAGCTCGAGGAACTTGACGCCACGGTGCGGAGGCTGGGCGCCACGCTTCCAGCAGGCACAACTGTGCTGCTCACCGCGGACCACGGCATGCTTGACGTGCCGGAATCCCAGCGGATCGACTATTCCGCGGATCCTGCCCTCACCGCCGGCGTCCGGCACACGGCGGGGGAGCCCCGCATGGTCCATCTCTACCTGGAGGACGGGGCAGGCGACGCCGGCCGCGCCCGGTTGCTGGCAGCCTGGCGGGCCCGCTTCGGTGACCGGATCTGGGCGTTCACCCGCGAGGAAGCAGTCGACGCCGGGCTCTTTGGCGAGGTCCGGGCGGACGTCGCGCCGCGGATCGGCGACGTTCTGATCGCCGCCCGGGACGCGCTGGCACTGTATGACACCCGGCGGGTGCCGGCGACGGCCATGGAGGTTGTGGGCCAGCACGGCTCCCTGACCAAGGCCGAACGCGAGGTTCCGCTGCTCTGCTTCCAGGCCGACGGGTCCAGGGCTCCTCGCCGCTGA
- a CDS encoding DNA topoisomerase (ATP-hydrolyzing) subunit A has product MARRQTTPPAGEASPDSAGIFVENIVDIDVTSEMEGSFLEYAYSVIYSRALPDARDGLKPVQRRILYMMSDMGLRPDRGHVKSARVVGEVMGKLHPHGDTAIYDALVRMAQDFSLRLPLIDGHGNFGSLDDGPAAPRYTEARLAAAALTLTDHLDEDVVDFVPNYDNQLTQPDVLPAAFPNLLVNGATGIAVGMATNMAPHNLVEVIAAARHLIDNPDATLEDIMKFVPGPDLPTGGRIVGLDGIRDAYATGRGSFKTRAKVEVEQLSARRTGLVVTELPYMVGPEKVIEKIKDAVNGKKLTGISDIVDLTDRKHGLRLVIELKNGFNPNAVLQQLYRYTPMEDSFGINNVTLVDGQPQTLGLLQLLSVYVDHRINVVRRRTAFRLGKKKDRLHLVEGLLIAIVDIDEVIQIIRSSDEAAAARTRLMSIYDLTEIQANYILELRLRQLTKYSRIELEKEQDELRREIAELEAILGSSELLRALVSSELAEIALKYGTPRRTVLLESEAVSPTVAAALAPAPGAKGKAAPLALEIADDPCWAILTASGQIARTANQDSLAEAGPRTRHDVFTSVVKTSARGEIAAVTSRGRMLRLQVMDMPALPPTSGTPNLAGGVPATDFITLLKGESLVAFAPLDEVLAIGTAQGVVKRVQPDYPLNREDWEVIALKDKDTVVGVAPAGSDDVDLVFLTQQAQLLRFGAGAVRPQGRTAGGMAGIKLADGDKVLFFGAAAPEDSAAVVVTIAGATGALPGTAPGAAKVTALAEYPAKGRATAGVRAHRFLKGEDILLLAWTGHGPAKASSLAGVARSLPGEHGRRDGSGIPLSQAVDAIGPSMAWAEEDVVVQAAD; this is encoded by the coding sequence ATGGCACGCCGCCAAACAACGCCCCCGGCAGGGGAAGCCAGCCCCGATTCCGCAGGAATATTCGTAGAGAACATCGTCGATATCGACGTCACTTCCGAGATGGAAGGGTCGTTCCTGGAGTACGCCTATTCCGTCATCTATTCGAGGGCGCTGCCTGATGCCCGCGATGGCCTGAAGCCGGTCCAGCGGCGCATCCTCTACATGATGAGCGACATGGGCCTGCGTCCGGACCGCGGCCACGTCAAGAGTGCCCGCGTCGTCGGGGAGGTCATGGGCAAACTGCATCCGCACGGCGACACCGCGATCTACGACGCCCTGGTGCGCATGGCGCAGGACTTCTCGCTGCGGCTGCCACTGATCGACGGACACGGCAACTTCGGCTCGCTCGACGACGGCCCGGCCGCGCCGCGCTACACCGAGGCCCGGTTAGCGGCCGCGGCGCTGACGCTCACGGACCACCTCGATGAAGACGTCGTGGACTTCGTCCCGAACTACGACAACCAGCTGACCCAGCCTGATGTCTTGCCGGCCGCGTTCCCGAACCTGCTGGTGAACGGCGCCACCGGCATCGCCGTCGGCATGGCCACCAACATGGCCCCGCACAACCTGGTGGAAGTCATTGCCGCCGCCCGGCACCTGATCGACAATCCGGACGCCACGCTCGAGGACATCATGAAGTTCGTCCCGGGACCCGACCTGCCCACGGGCGGCCGGATCGTGGGCCTGGACGGCATCCGCGACGCCTACGCCACCGGCCGCGGCTCGTTCAAGACCCGGGCCAAGGTGGAGGTCGAGCAGCTCTCGGCCCGCCGCACCGGCCTCGTTGTCACGGAGCTGCCGTACATGGTGGGTCCGGAGAAGGTCATTGAAAAGATCAAGGACGCCGTCAACGGCAAGAAGCTCACCGGCATCAGCGACATCGTGGACCTCACGGACCGCAAGCACGGACTGCGGCTGGTGATCGAGCTGAAAAACGGCTTCAACCCGAATGCCGTGCTGCAGCAGCTGTACCGCTACACGCCGATGGAGGATTCCTTCGGCATCAACAACGTCACGCTCGTCGACGGCCAGCCGCAGACCCTGGGCCTGCTGCAGCTGCTCTCGGTCTACGTGGACCACCGCATCAATGTGGTGCGGCGCAGGACGGCCTTCCGCCTTGGCAAGAAGAAGGACCGCCTGCACCTCGTGGAAGGCCTCCTCATCGCGATCGTGGACATCGACGAGGTCATCCAGATCATCCGGTCCTCGGACGAGGCGGCCGCAGCGAGGACCCGGCTGATGTCCATCTACGACCTCACTGAGATCCAGGCCAACTACATCCTGGAGCTGCGGCTTCGCCAGCTGACCAAATACTCCCGGATCGAGCTGGAAAAAGAGCAGGACGAGCTGCGCCGGGAAATCGCCGAGCTGGAGGCCATCCTGGGTTCCAGTGAGCTGCTCCGCGCCCTGGTGTCGTCCGAGCTGGCCGAAATTGCCCTGAAGTACGGCACCCCACGCCGCACCGTGCTGCTCGAGTCCGAGGCCGTCTCCCCCACCGTCGCCGCGGCGTTGGCCCCCGCTCCCGGTGCAAAAGGCAAGGCCGCCCCGCTGGCGCTCGAGATCGCGGACGATCCCTGCTGGGCGATCCTCACCGCCTCCGGCCAGATCGCCCGCACCGCCAACCAGGACAGCCTGGCCGAGGCCGGTCCGCGGACGCGGCACGATGTGTTCACCTCGGTGGTCAAGACCTCAGCGCGCGGCGAAATCGCGGCTGTCACCTCCCGGGGCCGCATGCTGCGGCTCCAGGTGATGGACATGCCCGCGCTGCCGCCGACCTCGGGCACGCCCAACCTGGCCGGCGGCGTTCCGGCCACGGACTTCATCACCCTGCTCAAGGGCGAATCGCTCGTGGCCTTTGCGCCGCTGGACGAAGTGCTGGCGATCGGTACCGCGCAGGGTGTGGTCAAGCGGGTCCAGCCCGACTACCCCCTGAACCGCGAGGACTGGGAAGTCATTGCCCTCAAGGACAAGGACACCGTGGTGGGCGTTGCGCCCGCCGGGTCCGACGACGTCGACCTCGTCTTCCTGACGCAGCAGGCGCAGCTGCTGCGCTTCGGCGCCGGTGCGGTCCGCCCGCAGGGAAGGACAGCCGGCGGCATGGCCGGGATCAAGCTGGCCGACGGCGACAAGGTGCTGTTCTTCGGCGCTGCCGCACCGGAAGACAGCGCGGCCGTCGTCGTGACCATCGCCGGAGCCACCGGCGCCCTGCCGGGCACCGCCCCGGGTGCCGCCAAGGTCACCGCGCTGGCCGAGTATCCGGCCAAGGGCCGCGCGACGGCCGGGGTCCGGGCGCACCGCTTCCTGAAGGGGGAGGACATCCTGCTGCTCGCGTGGACCGGGCACGGCCCGGCGAAGGCATCCTCGCTGGCCGGCGTGGCGCGTTCCCTGCCCGGCGAGCACGGCCGCCGCGACGGTTCCGGCATTCCGCTCTCGCAGGCCGTCGACGCGATCGGCCCGAGCATGGCCTGGGCCGAGGAAGACGTCGTCGTCCAGGCTGCGGACTAA
- a CDS encoding VOC family protein, with protein MLKDQQVGAILPAADITCARDFYRDKLGLEPENPEADDNLRYKCGSGTSFFVYQTPNAGTAKNTQIGWMVDDLPAAVAELRAKGITFEEYDFPGLKTEDGIATTPDGSSAAWFLDTEGNILSLNHMA; from the coding sequence ATGCTCAAGGATCAGCAGGTCGGCGCCATATTGCCGGCCGCGGACATCACCTGTGCGCGTGATTTCTACCGTGACAAATTGGGGCTCGAACCTGAAAACCCGGAAGCCGACGACAACCTGCGCTACAAATGCGGCTCTGGCACGAGCTTCTTCGTGTACCAGACGCCCAACGCCGGGACAGCCAAGAATACCCAAATCGGCTGGATGGTAGATGACCTGCCCGCTGCCGTTGCGGAGCTCCGGGCCAAGGGAATCACCTTCGAGGAGTACGATTTTCCGGGCCTGAAAACCGAAGACGGCATTGCCACCACGCCGGACGGGAGCTCGGCTGCGTGGTTCCTGGACACCGAGGGCAACATTTTGAGCCTTAACCACATGGCCTAG
- the sepH gene encoding septation protein SepH encodes MQGLRLVGVHDDGEHLLLSGAGGEMFQLPIDEALRVAASRTSAKAAGAAAAPIAMSPRDIQTRIRNGSTAAEVAELSGIPLVKVQRYEGPVLAEREYIAQQARKVEVASPAPGQDVYRSVFGDNPASLSDMVAHRLSAHGIDPSTVEWDSWRRPDGSWNVAARFEQKPGHPGIGEEPPAMWTFNPARKSLQNANRWAQQLSELEPLDGPVPARRLSAVSDRPFDFETDADAAARTATAQHNVIQHLQLQQNQEADGLLDMLRSRRGQRLGLDEDADDALALLLTNGVPAAHPRPSEVPSEAEARSEVEAAAEVPADSAAEPEPDSAGEAATAPEADRPEAPAEAEEQPGADSWGRRRDGRPSIMSRLTLAPAHEDTEDHALKLHDGVSTETREITLAASQLRPTGQQGPTPSKGLDELLGGGGPRRQQRDAAAGARPDRETEQPERQPAKPKRSSIPSWDDIVFGTRGD; translated from the coding sequence ATGCAGGGTCTACGGCTTGTAGGCGTCCACGACGACGGGGAGCATCTCCTGTTGAGCGGCGCCGGCGGCGAGATGTTCCAGCTGCCAATCGATGAAGCACTTCGGGTGGCAGCCAGCCGGACGTCGGCCAAAGCCGCCGGCGCGGCAGCCGCGCCGATTGCAATGTCCCCGCGCGATATCCAGACACGGATCCGCAACGGCTCGACTGCGGCGGAGGTTGCGGAGCTTTCGGGCATTCCACTCGTCAAAGTCCAGCGGTACGAAGGTCCCGTGCTGGCCGAGCGCGAGTACATCGCCCAACAGGCGCGCAAGGTGGAGGTCGCCTCCCCGGCCCCGGGCCAGGACGTGTACCGCTCGGTGTTCGGCGACAACCCGGCGTCCCTAAGCGACATGGTGGCGCACCGCCTGTCGGCGCACGGGATTGATCCCTCGACGGTTGAATGGGACTCCTGGCGCCGCCCGGACGGCAGCTGGAACGTGGCGGCCCGCTTCGAACAGAAGCCCGGCCACCCCGGCATCGGCGAAGAGCCTCCGGCGATGTGGACCTTCAATCCGGCCCGGAAATCGCTGCAGAACGCCAACCGCTGGGCGCAGCAGCTCAGCGAACTGGAGCCACTCGACGGGCCCGTCCCGGCGCGTCGGCTCTCGGCCGTTTCGGACCGCCCCTTCGACTTTGAGACCGACGCCGACGCCGCGGCCCGGACGGCGACGGCCCAGCACAACGTCATCCAGCACCTCCAGCTGCAGCAGAACCAGGAAGCGGACGGACTGCTCGACATGCTGCGCTCCCGCCGGGGCCAGCGCCTCGGCCTGGACGAAGACGCCGACGACGCCCTCGCCCTGCTCCTGACCAATGGGGTCCCGGCGGCCCACCCCCGGCCGTCCGAGGTCCCCTCCGAAGCCGAGGCCCGGTCCGAGGTCGAGGCCGCGGCCGAGGTTCCCGCTGATTCCGCTGCCGAGCCGGAACCGGATTCGGCCGGGGAAGCCGCCACGGCCCCGGAAGCGGACCGTCCGGAGGCGCCCGCGGAAGCGGAGGAGCAGCCCGGTGCGGACAGCTGGGGACGCCGCCGCGATGGCCGGCCCTCCATCATGTCCCGGCTCACCCTGGCGCCTGCGCATGAGGACACGGAGGACCACGCCCTCAAACTGCACGACGGCGTGAGCACGGAAACCCGGGAGATCACCCTTGCGGCATCCCAGCTCCGTCCGACCGGCCAGCAGGGTCCCACCCCGAGCAAAGGCCTCGACGAACTCCTCGGAGGCGGAGGCCCGCGCCGCCAGCAGCGTGACGCCGCTGCGGGGGCCCGCCCGGACCGTGAAACTGAGCAGCCGGAGCGCCAACCCGCGAAACCCAAGCGCTCCAGCATCCCCAGCTGGGACGACATAGTCTTCGGTACCCGCGGGGACTAG
- a CDS encoding GNAT family N-acetyltransferase, with product MVDQPAGGVYPEYWEADVVLRDGGTAHLRPIHAADAEAVQAFHVGQSQKSIYLRFFAFKSKLSSKELKRFTEVDYRDRVALVITIGGEIMGIGRYDRLEDPAEAEVAFNIADAHQGRGIGSILLEHLAAAARENGIRRFSAEVLPENRKMLMVFSDAGYDVKRHFDDGVVSLEFNIDPTDKSRAVMESREHRAEARSIQELLAPSSVAVIGASRKWGSVGYQLLEHIIEGGYSGPVYAINPEALELAGMLSFARLSEVPGPVKLAIVAVPYDEVPKVVEECGAAGVKGIVVATAGYADDGERGLARQRELVRQARANGMRVIGPASLGIVNANPAVSLNASMAPSLARRGGLGLFSQSAAIGVALYAASSRRRVGISTFLSAGNRADVSGNDLMQFWEDDADTTAVGLYLESIGNPRKFSRLARRLARTKPVIVAKSAAMGLDLPPGHAVRTTQAPPEAVDAMMRQAGVIRVETIEQLLDVAQIVSSQPLPKGPGLAVFSNSRALGKVVADSAAVQGLGVERIVVDVDLDAGMSLALPALRRSLQETLTVDSVHAVVVALLPARGLTVEKIAGVLAECSVAAGKPVVAAFSGILDPSIYVEGMVGADHREPGAGAGVPCYSNPGAAVAALGAVVRYAQWLDRDQGLFTEPDGCEPEGTRAELEELLRGVGGEQLRSLDQATAARLLGHYGIHVVPSECFETPEEAVAAADRLGWPVAVKTTDPALRHRLDLGGVRLDIQDAASLRLNVQQMRRSLERYGSPALEVQTMVPVGQACTFRAIEDPLLGPVVSFGLAGDAVNLLDDWAHRVPPLSGSDVHDFIRAPRASRKLFGYQGLPPVDVAALEDLAARLTRLKDNHPEIALVEFNPVLAGPDGASILSADVRIANAARRTDSARRAMRS from the coding sequence ATGGTGGATCAGCCCGCGGGCGGCGTATATCCGGAATATTGGGAAGCCGACGTTGTCCTGCGCGACGGCGGAACCGCCCATCTCCGGCCGATCCACGCCGCCGATGCCGAGGCGGTGCAGGCCTTCCACGTGGGCCAGTCGCAGAAGTCCATCTACCTGCGTTTCTTCGCGTTCAAGTCGAAGCTTTCCAGCAAGGAACTCAAGCGGTTCACCGAAGTGGATTACCGGGACCGGGTGGCGCTCGTGATCACGATCGGCGGCGAGATCATGGGCATCGGCCGCTACGACCGGCTGGAAGACCCGGCGGAGGCCGAAGTAGCCTTCAACATCGCCGACGCCCACCAGGGGCGCGGCATCGGGTCCATCCTGCTGGAACACCTCGCAGCCGCCGCCCGCGAAAACGGTATCCGCAGGTTCAGTGCCGAGGTGCTCCCGGAGAACCGCAAAATGCTGATGGTGTTCTCGGACGCCGGCTATGACGTCAAGCGCCATTTCGACGACGGCGTGGTCAGCCTCGAGTTCAACATTGATCCGACCGACAAGTCCCGCGCCGTGATGGAATCCCGTGAGCATCGCGCCGAGGCGCGCAGCATCCAGGAACTGCTCGCCCCGTCCTCCGTGGCGGTGATCGGGGCCAGTCGCAAGTGGGGCAGCGTCGGCTACCAACTGCTCGAACACATCATCGAGGGCGGTTACTCCGGCCCGGTCTACGCCATCAACCCGGAGGCCCTGGAACTCGCGGGGATGCTTTCCTTCGCCAGGCTTTCCGAGGTTCCTGGCCCCGTCAAGCTCGCCATCGTCGCCGTCCCTTACGACGAGGTGCCCAAGGTGGTCGAGGAATGCGGCGCAGCCGGGGTGAAGGGGATCGTGGTGGCCACCGCCGGCTATGCGGACGACGGCGAACGCGGCCTGGCCCGGCAGCGCGAACTGGTCCGGCAGGCCCGCGCCAACGGCATGCGCGTGATCGGCCCGGCCTCGCTGGGCATCGTCAACGCCAACCCGGCCGTGTCGCTCAACGCGTCGATGGCGCCCTCGCTGGCCCGCCGCGGCGGCCTGGGGCTGTTCAGCCAGTCGGCGGCCATCGGCGTCGCGCTGTACGCCGCCTCCAGCCGCCGTCGGGTGGGCATCTCCACCTTTCTCTCGGCCGGCAATCGGGCCGACGTCTCCGGTAACGACTTAATGCAGTTCTGGGAGGACGACGCCGACACCACGGCGGTGGGCCTCTACCTCGAATCGATCGGCAACCCGCGCAAGTTTTCCCGGCTGGCCCGGCGGCTGGCGCGGACCAAGCCGGTGATCGTGGCCAAGTCCGCCGCGATGGGACTGGATCTTCCTCCCGGCCATGCGGTGCGCACCACCCAGGCGCCTCCCGAGGCGGTCGATGCGATGATGCGCCAGGCCGGGGTGATCCGCGTCGAGACCATCGAGCAGCTTCTGGATGTCGCGCAGATCGTGTCGAGCCAGCCGCTGCCCAAGGGCCCCGGCCTGGCGGTCTTCAGCAACTCCCGGGCCCTCGGCAAAGTAGTCGCGGACAGCGCGGCTGTGCAGGGGCTCGGCGTGGAGCGCATCGTCGTCGACGTCGACCTCGACGCCGGCATGTCGCTGGCGCTGCCGGCGCTGCGCCGGAGCCTGCAGGAAACGCTCACGGTCGACTCTGTCCACGCCGTCGTCGTGGCGCTGCTGCCGGCGCGTGGCCTGACCGTGGAGAAGATCGCCGGGGTCCTGGCCGAATGTTCGGTGGCCGCCGGGAAACCGGTGGTCGCCGCCTTCAGCGGCATCCTGGATCCGTCCATTTATGTGGAGGGTATGGTCGGCGCCGACCACCGGGAGCCGGGCGCCGGGGCCGGCGTGCCGTGTTACTCCAACCCCGGCGCCGCCGTCGCAGCCCTTGGCGCCGTCGTCCGCTACGCCCAGTGGCTGGACCGGGACCAGGGACTCTTCACGGAGCCCGACGGCTGCGAGCCGGAGGGGACCCGCGCGGAGCTGGAGGAGCTGCTCCGCGGCGTGGGCGGTGAGCAGTTGCGCTCGCTGGACCAGGCGACAGCCGCCAGGCTTTTGGGGCACTACGGTATCCACGTGGTGCCCTCCGAATGTTTCGAGACACCGGAGGAGGCTGTCGCCGCCGCGGACAGACTCGGCTGGCCCGTGGCCGTGAAGACCACGGACCCGGCCCTCCGGCACCGGCTGGACCTCGGCGGGGTGCGTCTGGACATCCAGGACGCCGCATCGCTGCGGCTGAACGTGCAGCAGATGCGCAGGTCGCTGGAACGCTACGGCTCTCCCGCGCTGGAAGTGCAAACCATGGTGCCGGTCGGACAGGCCTGCACCTTCCGCGCCATCGAAGACCCGCTGCTCGGCCCGGTGGTTTCCTTCGGCCTGGCCGGGGATGCCGTGAACCTGCTCGACGATTGGGCACACCGCGTCCCGCCGCTGTCAGGCTCCGACGTCCACGACTTCATCCGGGCTCCGCGTGCCTCGCGGAAACTCTTCGGCTACCAGGGGCTGCCGCCCGTGGACGTTGCCGCGCTCGAGGATCTGGCCGCACGGCTCACCCGTCTCAAGGACAACCATCCGGAAATCGCCCTCGTGGAGTTCAACCCGGTCCTGGCCGGGCCCGACGGCGCCTCGATCCTCTCCGCCGACGTGCGGATCGCCAATGCTGCCCGGCGCACCGACAGTGCGCGCCGGGCGATGCGCAGCTGA